The DNA window aagtcatatccaacaattgcgacaactttttactgtcaactgagtttcgtttttttttaatgatttctgctggtggtgtgcctccggattttttcaacgcaaaaatttttgaaaaacactgctgtagacgtgtgtggtttgtgtttccatcacatttcacagttcagggtagtttatacaaataaggctgatgacgtatggaggagtggtttagtatatttctacactgataccatgtaaatacacGGACAATAATATAGGTCATATTTCCTTCACCAAAGAGCAGGTCAATTAAATACAAAGCAACATTCTACAAAATGATACgatttataaaataaagtgtacTGAATTGTTCAGAAAAAGTCGGGCGTTTGTCCGCAATGTCAAACAGTCAGAAAGTCATGCTCTCAGTAAATTATTAATTCATGATGGTCAGGTGATTCATTATGGtcaatttcagctgtaaataacaatatataaataataaatgtcagattttatttatttattactttggAGTTAgctggttagcattagcattctgttccatcgggttgaggctaataactacacaaatggagtgtcactgactacttttacaacatgtaataaagtaaatagttattatttgatgttatttaccttatttactcatgtactgcctcctttatttcacatgtATCCAATGAAGtctcagagtagtaagcagctgaggtcgttgcggcttcatactcctctgtaaatacgtttaaaagagtccgtccacttctcgtagctttggTTATCAAAATGaagattgtaaaaaaataatacacaataagttTTAAGATCGCACTCAtcagtgttcaaccaatcagcgttcgacagcacagcccgccccgATAAGGTTCCGAGAACCTTCCAAAATTCCACCTAGCTGGCAGGAACTCCGAAAATGTCcataagaactaaatctaccccgggtagtttttggtggaaacacaggggtgGACTTGATTTTCCTGAGGTGGAAAAGGGCtccagagaaacctgagaataaatattttttgcaggtttagtgccaggaagctaCAGCTGTGCTCTGTGTGAGTGCAGCTaaggtggtccacattggtctgactacggtctttttaactaaaaatacaaaaaactaccatactgtcgaggtgacttttccggTTTTATCGACAATTTGTTAGGTCTTTTCTCACTCCATGatcttgatagttgatactgttacctgattggctgttagcgtgtcactcccactgatcagtgatcactccctacgttgctcggttaccagaaaaCGAgtacctttgttcatgcaaccaatctatttattgttttagcaAATGCATATTTTATTTATATCAATTACGTGTCTATTATGATGTATAACAGGGGTgcacattacgtcgatcgcgagataccggtcgatggcggagggtgtgtcagttgatcgccagccaggcattaaacaAATAGCCCTAAAAAATaatgatcatcaatcttcactatgacgtcactttcttcacttgattgacattcatggCACCCAAGGCTCTTGTGAGATGGCGCTGGCTGCTGTGAgctcagtattaagaaaaaatgaccgacaggaaggcaagaaacacattttatttcaacagactcttgcgccatacctgccgtcaaaactccaaagatcgactgcacagttcctgtcttcacaataaaagacttgcttcatcctgcctgtctcagaaagctggcgtgcacaagctagcaagctacggagtttaccgccaatgtatttcttgtaaagtgtataaaacatGTACGGAAGctaaaagcaaccactttcatgtggtattggacagaaataaggacttttttctcctccatttgaaaatgtggacgttatcagcagtattgtctgattccaatcagtgcaagtcatcagaatcaggtaatacaccaactcatatttttgtcttcatgaaagaaaggaacctttatgtgttaaacatgcttctattatcattaaacacctttaacttgttaacaaaaacgtatctttcgtaaataaatacaaattataccgtatttttctgatttaaattgcagttttttttcatagtttggtgcgatttatactctggagtgatttatgtgtgaaattattaacacattcccgtaaaatatcaaataatattatttatctcattcacgtaagagactaggcgtatatcagcaatcgtcacacccacacgtcaaccaataaaaatttggcggtgGCGGGTCATGGTAGAAgtgcattgtctacctttggagttggcagagttgttcagaagcgacacagaggaagaagatcgcatcggatttagcgatcaggagtgacagattgtttggtaaacgtatagcatgttctatatgttatagttatttgaatgactcttaccataatatgttacgttaacataccaggcacgttctcagttggttatttatgcctcatataacgtacacttattcagcctgttgttcactattctttatttattttaaattgcctttcaaatgtctattcttggtgttggattttatcaaataaatttccccaaagtgcgacttatatatgcttttttccttctttattatgcattttcggccggtgcgatttatactccggagcgatttataatccgaaaaatacggtatatatgaatgaggtagatccccctcgacttgatcaattgaaaagttgctcgcctgcagaaaaagtgtgtgcaccccatcattttatcgcccagccctaaatttTGCTGCACAGTCACTTTTGTAACCCGTTTTTTGAGTCCGTATGATGTTTGTTTGTGAAATCATTCTCAGATTGCAAACGAAACCATGCCTGACTCTCTCCAAAATCGCGTTTAGCGTGTTATGCAAACACCCTCTACTTGGAGACAACACGATGAAATGCCCCCAAGCCAAAGATGATCGACCCAGCCattgaaaaatgtattcaagTCAATGCCTAAACAGACACCTTACCCCCTTTCTAGGGACAGTATAGCAGCTGTGCTACAAACTAAAAAGCCTTGGACAAAATGTCTTTAACCTGATACCTCTACAGTGGTGGCCACTACTAACAAGAACTGCAATGCCTCCCTTGTCTACTCATTCCTCTACAAACTTGTTGAGGTAAGCGTCCACTCTCTTTGGACATACAAcctattaaaaaccaattaaaaatagGCATCCGGCACAGTTGTGAAGAAACATTTTTGTGGTGTCGAGTAGGTGTTCACGGAGTATTTCAAAGAACTGGAGGAGGAGAGCATTCAGGACAACTTTGTGGTCGTCTATGAGCTGCTCGACGAGTTGATGGACTTTGGATTCCCTCAGACGACTGACAGCAAGATCCTGCAGGAGTAAGGCTAGaggccaggggccgtatttatcaagcgtctcagagtgccattttacacttaagtcctgagaatttgcgaaatttactcctactctcaaacttaagaataaaagctatttatcaacttttttatgtcaaagaatcactcctactctccacgatatttaagagaccttcagaggtgtcttaagtggttaggagttgccagcaggggatggcactgaggcgagagagacgtgcgcgaacattcagggagcggaaggatgtcctggctttgtttgatgacgagcagctgagcaaacggtatcgtttagacagagcgggtattatttttgtcacatatttaataattttctattccttgttgatttctgcatgtggctgcagtgggccagtatatatagagccacccacaccagtttcaaattagttgcctaattaatgaattggaaagaaaatgttatgagagtagcgtatgtgtgtgtgtggccctttaataggtgacagcatgtgaggtgagtgatgtcagtgagtgtgtgggcgagagaagagagggagcggtagcgtgagtgcgggcagggactagtttgttttgtattattttgtagattattgtcaaaatatacactcccattgtccacttaaatatttctaagatatttctttattcttagacaagggattcccttccgtgattggtcatttctatggacacagaaatgacgtcacctaaaattccgtttacggcacatagtaatgtcgtaattcagctctgagtgtgacacttaagattcagtcctacacttcgctgaaagtgtgagtaagacgcttgataactaacttttaagtgcagctttcagcgaagaatttatttacacttaagtcaactcttagcagacttcttataGTATAAGAGGTTAGTTCCAAAATATAAAGGAATtgtgcattttgtgataaaagcatgaaatttggtacacttatagcaaaaggcattctcaaaagatttggatgtggagccatcatgaattttcaacatggcgcccatggcagccatttttcaaaatgtccgCCAGCAACAACTGTTTTCTTATGAATGATGGATTTAATATGATATTTCAGACTTATTTACCATTCATACTACTTGGTAAATGTCTTTTGGGTAGTGGAACATGTTCATTGAAAATTCAAAATGGCCGCCAACTGGTTAGATATGGATGATCTCTATGTTTAATTAAATTTTTATCTTGATGCAGAATTTGAATTGGGAACTTTGGAATTTCTAAGAATCTTCTCTCTATCTCAAAATACTCATGTTAAGCAAGGGAAACCTAGGGTCTATGCCAGGGAAGACTAGTCACAGTCGCCTTCACAGACACAAAGGGCTGTGCACTGTAAGCGGGATTTTTTGCACTTACACTGCCCAACACAACCCTTCTTGCATTTGCATGAGACAAGTtcataacttgactggcctgcatctGGTAGGCATGTCCAGAAGGGTTCATAGTCCCCCTCAGGTGACTTTGACCAGCCCCATTCGCACGGTGAAGGTAGTTCTGGTGTTGACACCAGGACTGTACCCCACACGTGCCCTCCTTGGTATACAGCTCTCTTAACATGCTCTTCTAGGTCAGCCTTGGTAGGGGGGATTGTTTGCACATTGTGCCTCTTTGCAAATAACTTCCTCCTTGCCGTATTGATTTCTGTACATGTGCTGGTTCGGTCATAGACCAAGATAACAAACCTCTCAATTGTGGCCATTACCTCCTGTGGTATGTCATCTGGGGCTGAAGACACTTTCAACTGGGCATGTGTAAGTTCTGGAAGCACAGACCATACAGCCCATGCAGTCTTTTTCCCATGGCCAACAAAGCTTGACACAGTGTAACAACCCGTCAATGCATGGAACACTGGTAGTGCACATGCTTTCTCGGGCCCGAGCCCTGCTGCAATTTCATGGGCTGCCAAATATCGAAAATTCTTACCAGTACCGAAAGCCAACCAAAGCTCATCCTCTGGTTGTAGAGTCTGAGCCACTGCCACAGCCAGCACCACAACATCAGTATCAACTATTTGAATCATAATTTTGTGGTGGCCGTTTCTTGCTGCATGGGCTACGTGCAATAACATGCGACTATCCGCTTCCTCATGCGTGCAAGGAGCAATCGATGTCCTATCTGGGAGAGGTGGTTTGCTAAGGACTTCCATGTCACTTGTGATGACAAGCTGTTTATCCTCCTGCACAAACCATCTGAGCAGAGCCTCCGAGAGAAAGGCAAACAACTCAGTCTTATTGCTGTCAACTCCAAGAAAGTTTTGCCAGTTCCTGGGAATGGCTGCATCACCTACCACACGTCTCTGAATTCCAGTGCCACGCTTTGCTCTCGTCGCAGCTTTCAGAGAGACAGACAAGTAGTGGTCCCACACCAGATCAAGCCTGGACACAGTTTCAAACTTTCTGGTCAGATTTTTAACCATTTCTGAGTTAGAAGGAAGCTTCTGGCCAATTGTAAAGTTCCAAATTTGAATTCTGCACAAAgaaaaggaaataaaaaataatactggtTTGACACCGAGATCACCCATATCAGACAGTCATAAAAGTGATGGCTGCAATCTTGAATAGGTCAGCCATCTTGaatatttaatgacacatttagattATCCAAAAGACATTTACCAAGTACTATGTATGGTAAATAAGTCTGAAACATCATATTATATCCATCATTCATAAGCGAACAGTTGTTACTGACAGCCATTTTGAAAGATGGCTGCCATGGgcgccattttgaaaattcatgatggctccacatccaaatcttttgagaatgcctttggctataagtgtaccaaatttcatgcttttatcacaaaatgcacGATCGTTCTGGTTACCAGCTGCActattaggagtaattctaagaagcttgataaatacggccccagatatcCAAATGACGTGTCTATGGGACATAGTAGCTTGAAGCGTTGTTTGTTGTTTCTTACAGGTACATTACTCAGGAGGGCGCCAAGCTGGAGGTGGCCAAGTCAAAAGTGCCCACCACCGTGACCAACGCCGTCTCCTGGAGGTCGGAGGGCATCAAGTACAAAAAGAACGAAGTCTTTATTGATGTCATCGAGTCAATCAACGTACTGGTAAGTTTCTCTTTCAACAAGTCAGTGTTCCTCTGTTGCATTAGGGCTCCACCTAGTGTTGTGAAGTGTAATTTACCAGTTTTCCAGAACACGTAAGACAGCGCCGAAGCACGTAGGGCTGTGGAGTCGCGACAGTGTGACGTGTTGTGCTGTAAAGCTGTCTTGCGCAAGCGTGAAATTGCAtaaacttatatatacatatgtatatatatatatatatatacatatgtatatatatatatatatatatatatatatatatatatatatatatatatatatatatatatatatatatatatatatatatacactaccgttcaaaagtttggggtcacattgaaatgtccttatttttgaaggaaaagcactgtactttttaatgaagataactttaaactagtcttaactttaaagaaatacactctatacattgctaatgtggtaaatgactattctagctgcaaatgtctggtttttggtgcaatatctgcataggtgtatagaggcccatttccagcaattatcactccagtgttctaatggtacaacgtgtttgctcattggctcagaaggctaattgatgattagaaaacccttgtgcaatcatgttcacacatctgaaaacagtgtagctcgtcacagaagctacaaaactgaccttcctttgagcagattgagtttctggagcatcacatttgtggggtaaattaaaggctcaaaatggccagaaaaagagaactttcatctgaaactcgacagtctattcttgttcttagaaatgaaggctattccacaaaattgtttgggtgaccccaaacttttgaacggtagtgtatatatacacacacaggtctgtctcagaaaattacaatattgtgataaagtcctttattttctgtaatgcaactaaatacatgaacatgtcatacattctggattcattacacatcaactgaaatattgcaagccttttattattttaatattgctgattatggcatacactTTAAGAAAACTCTAAattcctatctcaaaaaattagaatatttcctcagaccaagtaaaaaaaaaaatgtataacagcaaaacagaatcaaacatttgaaaatgtcaattaatgcactcagtacttggttgggaatccttctgcacggattactgcatcaatgcggcgtggcatggaggcaatcagcctgtggcattgctgaggtgttatggatgcccaggatgcttcaatagctgcctttagctcatttgcattattgggtctggtgtctttcagcttcttcttcacaataccccaccaattctctatggggttcaggtcaggggcgtggcaggccaatcgaggacagtaatgccatggtcagtacaccagttactggtggttttggcactgtgggcaggtgccagatcatgctggaaaatgaaatcatcatctccatagagcttttcaacagatggaagcatgtagtgctctaaaatctcttggtacatccagaatgtatgacatgttcatgtttttagttgcattacagaaaataaaggactttatcacaatattctaattttctgagacagtcctgtatatatagatatatatatatatatatagatagatatatatatctatatatatatatatatatatatatggaataggctccagcccctccACGACATCgagagacaagcagtagaaaaatcaAGGTTGTAATTTCCTGCCGTGCAGTTGGAGACCTGCTGGCTATGtctgtgtcgccttggaaacgctCGAGTCGAAACTAAAGTGGCGTGCTTCGCTTTGCagaacgcagattttttttttttacctccgccaaagaggttatgtatTGGCCTGGGTTTGTTGATCTGTTTGTTAGCAGCATAACTCAACCAGTTATGGacagatttaatgtccaaaaaacaattcctctcaaatgactacgaacacacttcacttcctgcttgcgGCGTTCATTGTCTCCACCTTTGCCGGTCTCGCcctgcgcagaggattctgggagatgtagtttattcaCTGGGGGAAAAACTACACTTACCAAGTTTTCGTTTGGTACCGTCACACGTCATGGTATTATTGAGAATACTTTGAAACCGAAATACTGTGGCATTTATAATACCATTATATACgttgtatatatgtattcataaagtttggttcttttatgaatttattatgggtctactgaaaatgtgaccatatATACAgagttccaataatttctacaactcttatttttttgtgatagagtgattggagcacatacttgttggtcccaaaaaatattcatgaagtttgcaagaaggcgcttttggtagccatccacaagcttctgcttgaatttttgaccactcttcacaaaatcggtgcagttcagctaaatttgttggttttctgacatggatttgtttcttcagcattgtccacacatttaagtcaggactttgggagggccattctaaaacctttatcctagtctgatttagccattcctttaccacttttgatgtgtgtttggagttattgtcctgttggaacaccaaactgcgcccaagatccaacctccgggctgaggattttaggttgtcctgaagaatttggaggtaatcctcctttttcatcgtcccatttactctctgtaaagcaccacttccattggcagcaaaacaggcccagagcacaatactaccaccaccatgcttgacagtaggaatggtgctcctgggattaaaggcctcaccttttctcttccaaacatattgctgggtgctgggtattgtggccaaacagctcaatttttgtttaatctgacatcacatggacaaagataagaccttctggaggaaagttcaatggtcagatgaaacaaaaattgagctgtttgtcgGTCACTTCAGGAGCTAAACATCACCGTGGTTGTTGTGCTCTGCGGGTGTTTGCTCTTAATTACCTCACGgattaaattatgttttttctgTGCTAAACATTTATTGAGTCAACCTGTCCTTTGCATTAGTTGCAGTTCTGTTTAACAACATCGCGGCCCTAATAAAGACGAACTGTATAGAAAACTGATGGAAGGGTGACAAGTTTCTATAATCAGTTAGACAGCATTTAAACATTCCTGTACATTTTTAATCATGTTTTACTCATTTATTCAGGTGAACGCTAATGGCAGTGTGATGAGCAGCGACATTGTGGGCAGTATCAAACTAAAGACCATGCTGTCAGGAATGCCTGAACTGCGACTCGGCCTCAACGATCGAGTGCTCTTTGCTCTTTCTGGACGTATGTACGCTGTTACCATCTTGATGAAGTTCGATCCcggtgtttatttttaatttttttaaggtgACAAGGGCAAGACAGTGGTGATGGAGGATGTGAAGTTCCACCAGTGTGTGCGCCTGTCACGCTTTGAAAACGACCGCACTATCTCCTTTATTCCTCCAGACGGGGAGTCTGAGCTCATGTCATACCGCATCAATACTCACGTTAGTACCTTTCATGTACTACACAATACATGTACTGTATCGTCCAACACAATACCTTTCAGACTGGTCAAACTTAGATTTATTCTGGTTCAGAAACaatgttttccattaaaaataatCTAAATCCGTTAGAAGATCAAACTGCCACCATTGTAAAACTTTATAGGCAAAGTTTTGAACAACCACGTAAACATAGTCAAAGTATTTTAAGAtttaaatgataatataaatggtATAAAAtagaccaggggttcttaacacTTTTGACCTGAGGGCCCACCTTTTCCAGTATTGAGGGGCCGGGGGGCctctcaaatattaacattgaattagtaatcttactcttgatttaatCATATtccgaatcagaatcagaatcagaaatactttaataatccttaatgatatcaatcaatcaatcaatcaatgtttatttatatagccctaaatcacaagtgtctctctAATCCAGTTACAGtttaaccttgtcaaatgatatgaaaccatgtgttaatcacaaattatcaaggcttaagtcaggctgattacaaatgtaaatactaatcaaatatactacaaaagaagggactcataaaaactgatggacAATAAATCTACAAACAACTATgcggtgctaaaataaatacattatagctAAATTAAatccaaataataatatatttgtaaaaaaaaactgtcaatatAATTAAAGTGGAAATGGAAAATACAGCTTTATTActtgagtcataatttttgcacttagaaacttctctatgactttagctcgagACTTTTTCGGTTTTATGTAGTCattactgccacgagtggtgaagaggtgtattacaactgagtaacaCAGCGGTccgtacggaccacagctgagaagcagatattttttggcggccctctagggggcgctagaggccCAACAATTGCCCCTGGCCCTATGGTTACAAATGTTATATACAATATTAACATGTAAAAACAACTGAACACTCAAGCTTCTTTTATACAGATGTGACGGATGTCAGCAACAGTACTTTGCAAAAACCTCAATTCCCAAtgccttaaagtaccagtagagtggaataacatgttgcctctatattgaagctattatcatatacacaaaatttccaaaagtatttggccacctgccttgagtcacatatgaacttgaagtgccatcccatggaattgtcaaatgttttggtatcctggagcattcaaagttcctttcactggaactaaggggccaagcccaactcctgaaacacaaccccacaccataattcctcctccaccaaatttcacacttggctaaatgcagtccgaaatgtagcgttctcctggcaacctccaaacccagactcgtccatcagattgccagatgtaaaagcgtgattcatcactccagagaaggcgtttccactgctctagagtccataggtgacgtgctttacaccactgcaacccacgctttgcattggacttggtgatgtatggcttagatgcagctgctcggccatggaaacccattccatgaagctctctgcgtactgtacgtgggctaattggaaggtcacatgaagtttggagctctgtagcacctgactgtgcagaaagtctttgcactatgcgcttcagcatccgctgacccctctgtgtcagtttatgtggcctaccacttggtggctgagttgctgttgttcccaaacttttcacttttcctataataaagttgactttggaatatttaggagcgaggacatttcacaactggatttgttgcacaggtggcagtctatgacagttccacgctggaaatcactgagagcggcccattctttcacacgtttgtagaaacagtatccatgcctaagtgcttgattttatacaccgggccaagtgatatagtgtatatctgatgtatgacaccaaaagacttgcgagtaaatagatatgatcaaaatagtatcaatctcactgagattcccgagccattttgagagataatgaggaagcaaATCACATCATCGCGTGACGTCAAAATAGGAACCGCAGATCCCTTCATCAccgacaacaatgcaaatcatgcagactttgtgagagacaacagAGACTACTTTcgggaaaattatgatccaggaccttatattgttgatcctgaatataaaagatgagctacaagttttagaagctctgcgaAACAGATcccgctttagtgaaacactaagcaacatgtagcattactgctaagtgctgaacaagaacgACAAGCTACCAACATAATAGAACGATAGCTtacagtacaatgtctgctcttactgtgATGACGACCAATAGGATGTCCATTTCTTCTCGTTtatatgaagaattaatcatgatgcacacaaagggttaaaaaggaAATGTCTTCCTGCAGACACTGTCtttggttgtgtgtgtttgtctccatctctgggtataaattaaatgtcacagatgaacaacttctaaatTTATGGCTGAATCCTTTGAATATCCAGATGAGACGTAtgtagaataactttgacgagccgagacACGATGATATGGGAGCAACAGGACATTGCGGCCAGCTAGCAGTAAAGGAGCAGAGGGCTACTTACTACTTGTTATGATAACAttgatactcagtggcctagtggttagagtgtccaccctgagatcgggaggttgtgagttcagaccccgcc is part of the Entelurus aequoreus isolate RoL-2023_Sb linkage group LG22, RoL_Eaeq_v1.1, whole genome shotgun sequence genome and encodes:
- the ap1m2 gene encoding AP-1 complex subunit mu-2 isoform X2, with the translated sequence MAEIDHFMPLIMQHDEEGQLCPVMSHGRVHFMWIKHSNLYLVATTNKNCNASLVYSFLYKLVEVFTEYFKELEEESIQDNFVVVYELLDELMDFGFPQTTDSKILQEYITQEGAKLEVAKSKVPTTVTNAVSWRSEGIKYKKNEVFIDVIESINVLVNANGSVMSSDIVGSIKLKTMLSGMPELRLGLNDRVLFALSGRDKGKTVVMEDVKFHQCVRLSRFENDRTISFIPPDGESELMSYRINTHVKPLIWIESIIEKFSHSRVEIMVKAKGQFKKQSVANNVEVSVPVPSDADSPKFKTSTGHAKYVPEKNVVVWTIKSFPGGKEFLMRAHFGLPSVENNELEGKPPITVKFEIPYFTVSGIQVRYMKIIEKSGYQALPWVRYITQSGDYQLRTNM